Proteins encoded in a region of the Leifsonia sp. PS1209 genome:
- a CDS encoding DUF427 domain-containing protein, translating into MKAVLNDTVIAEAPESELVRIEGNWYFPPASVNADLLEKSDTPYTCPWKGECQYFSVKDGDTLLQDRAWSYPNPYPSSFDRVGSDYSNYVAFWKDVKVVD; encoded by the coding sequence ATGAAAGCTGTTCTGAACGACACCGTGATCGCCGAGGCTCCCGAGTCGGAGCTCGTCCGCATCGAAGGCAACTGGTATTTCCCGCCGGCGAGCGTCAACGCCGACCTGCTGGAGAAGAGCGACACCCCGTACACCTGTCCCTGGAAGGGCGAGTGCCAGTACTTCTCCGTGAAGGACGGCGACACGCTCCTGCAAGACCGCGCGTGGAGCTACCCGAACCCGTACCCGAGTTCGTTCGACCGCGTCGGCTCCGACTACAGCAACTACGTCGCGTTCTGGAAGGACGTGAAGGTGGTCGACTGA
- a CDS encoding CGNR zinc finger domain-containing protein: MAIEAILTGGTGQWMDSSDGQHFWFDSGSLALDFSYTGGLDRDGGEWQTVHDAKELNDWLTTRFPEVAPTAGDREFRDASALGSAIGRLARQQSGGATLGPDDVDVVNLFAATPDIPPVLAGGGRQAGRTNARPHQALSTIARDAVRLFSAEADGRIRECSADDCDLVYLDTSRSGNRRWCSMQRCGNRAKVRAHRARAAASAPPASA, translated from the coding sequence ATGGCGATCGAAGCGATACTCACCGGCGGCACGGGGCAGTGGATGGATTCCTCCGACGGCCAGCACTTCTGGTTCGACTCCGGATCGCTCGCGCTCGACTTCTCGTACACCGGCGGACTCGACCGGGACGGCGGCGAATGGCAGACAGTCCATGATGCCAAAGAACTGAACGACTGGCTGACCACCCGCTTCCCCGAGGTCGCTCCGACCGCGGGCGACCGGGAGTTCCGGGATGCGTCGGCGCTCGGCTCGGCGATCGGCCGCCTCGCCCGACAGCAGAGCGGCGGGGCGACGCTCGGCCCCGACGACGTCGACGTGGTCAACCTGTTCGCGGCGACCCCGGACATCCCTCCCGTGCTGGCGGGCGGCGGCCGTCAGGCGGGCAGGACCAACGCGCGGCCGCACCAGGCGCTCAGCACCATCGCCCGCGATGCGGTCCGGCTGTTCTCCGCGGAGGCGGACGGCCGCATCCGGGAGTGCTCCGCCGACGACTGCGACCTCGTCTACCTCGACACCTCGCGCTCCGGCAACCGCCGCTGGTGCTCGATGCAGCGCTGCGGCAACCGCGCCAAGGTCCGCGCCCACCGCGCCCGCGCCGCCGCCTCCGCCCCGCCCGCCTCCGCCTGA
- a CDS encoding DUF5979 domain-containing protein, with protein MIRRVFRHARIPFSTTAKHRDSSALALSRLKRLGAVSVALVVALVGGSVLAGPAFAATASLSVDKSVDGKAAVAVTNGSEFTYTVMVGCDDNDCLDAKLVDALPAEFAGFSILDTSVSPSSKPFTKSLTGCTNTVTSSCVLTVLFTEQVAGGVGIPAGGTYRVTVTLKAPQNLAPDWAYNGVKVTNTALGTSSTAPDDSGSADVTVSIPVSVDEKVGKTWAPANQQFAPGATSTVTLTSQNTSNVPAATLSVQDPTVAQDGAASLDAANPFAIVDFAGFGAVTLPAGADLVQVDAYVYDSGSHAWKWQTGPPTAVADIQLPSGVAAANVGGLRFTYSSSTGTTLAANGAAGSVAVSVAQRAVNRSTAASLVGGATVTNKVTGIVTVPGKPPVSKTAQAPFTVGGLTVLVSAGKTIAPSRIPAGTTATATITGKNDSNGPLSTLTLGDRDFFTASLGFGGFAAPLSYPSGATGASVVWIFSDGSSVSAPFADGATPVAPAAPTGAHLTGFELAYTGAVAVGAIGSAQFLIAPAADYVAQNDSPADVTNTVTVTGINPAGTANRTATAPLKVFFPEISLKLSKSIAPSGAVSPGSTVVAKLPATTSTDSAYVRPNTIVVEDTWRSGRADDFFNAFNPIAIAPTQVPLGSTLTVEYSTDGGATYSVFTVVDATTAATNYSAALPAGLVGSITGLRFTFANPAGFGQGTTVSPNITAQARAALRDGSGSTSVANGPKSTYQNLASSHASGVIAGAPPVVSPVLTATATAAIQSQSGSGSLGTAKKWTKPDLTGDLTELPSQSGQQAGTVLSWGVTDTGYSSVTISDPASNEADPAQTVFQAFDLVSIAAVSFASQPLLKWDAVSEIRLYHDGAWNLVPAPGGTWMNGTGFKGYALTPAELSGTTGVRITVIPNDPARATATDPAAPPAGSGIATVAFGQSRSFGLVWQLRNLLRDPAAANDPFASADTLFNDSTAGTIWNRSSASGVHNGTPVGPVDAADNLALIDQPPLVDVAKTSQRSTMVVPKAGDVDPSAYPTNDFTITAKNAAAARASYIRVTDPSPCDSASMGACLSAANAWSADPFAGASYSTANPFERLTLTRIRFTAPSAQVDPVASQVTLWHRASDGTLGTTRVSMTQAAGLQPADLLDVVGVSVVYQGTNPVTGGGTIVSGQNLVMTLSTQVRVTQRSDASAEVKAFRVDNAAFAQGYDPVLYPSGQGSQPNDSDTTSLTLTTATLDVTAAKSFSTPSVLEKDRHTPVAVTLTATQGQATAATHQVTLTDTDSGFWNRFALTGLSAGDVTLPAGADRVRVDVQTGGTSTWIAGTTAATASLPTTALDQITGIRFVFSRADGDLFSRTAVPANFTATAILHVQLRDASVDGSPTVFPSTVDDTVTALTHRTDNPAVYADRTADATASIALLTGTHSLDVSKTPENGIHTVSVGDPGGWTLTFANTGTGFVDVTKLVDTLPASLAWDGEAPTFATTPGGTLSVTPATGFDTATRELTLSWPAGGARMSPGERFTVQLNLVLQPGLTGSQQAVNSFSVTTAQTLDACTNTSGNGQGTLSGLAANACGTSNYVQPISGPSLYTSKGVKGDVVGGIVSGAVNPSSPSATCTPDADGYFVSPCAANTVVGGTDQWRLRAINSGTVTYDALVFVEPLPTPGDRMLATGAARGSTYRPVFDQDYGLVADAPAGTTMTWEVTTAPDVCVGAGATAWPSDPTCSTNPVASEWVPSTAFTGDWSAVTGLRVTLDFTTTAAGTLAPGATVGATYRTVNRPATVAAPDGAPVSMASAPSFAWNQFGATAALTGGGTVRRAPVKAGVTIVTGPLQVDKIVTGSAASSAPAQFLADVACTVAGAPVDLGAAAQLTLATATGLTARIDGIPLGADCTVAEQGAAGSYGEADRSIAGGTVHVLSAEQAGAVPAAQTATITNTYEFGALSIAKTAKALSVMEKDAVEYTITVTNQGALDATAFTVTDTLPKGSTFVSADHGGTEGNGVVSWAIPLLAKGASIDVHVTLTFAAAGTYANIATVSTPPVGPWKPPTTGGTCSGLPDAACSQVVVNKPVDPAGPSEPTGPVVTPTPTPKPTTTPEPMFTSVPAPAPSTTAGGLAATGSAGDYLLVAGWGALLLLIGAAFVSRRRRGQA; from the coding sequence GTGATTCGTCGCGTCTTCCGCCATGCCCGCATACCGTTCAGCACCACAGCAAAGCACCGAGACAGCAGCGCTCTCGCCCTCAGCAGGCTGAAGCGCCTCGGTGCCGTCTCCGTCGCACTCGTCGTCGCCCTCGTGGGCGGGAGTGTGCTGGCGGGGCCGGCGTTCGCCGCGACCGCCTCCCTGTCCGTCGACAAGTCCGTCGACGGCAAGGCGGCGGTCGCGGTGACGAACGGGTCCGAGTTCACGTACACCGTGATGGTGGGCTGCGACGACAACGACTGCCTCGACGCCAAGCTGGTGGATGCGCTCCCCGCCGAGTTCGCCGGGTTCAGCATCCTGGACACGAGCGTCTCGCCGAGCTCGAAGCCGTTCACCAAGTCGCTGACAGGATGCACGAACACGGTCACCTCCTCGTGCGTGCTCACCGTGCTCTTCACCGAGCAGGTCGCCGGCGGCGTCGGCATCCCCGCTGGAGGGACGTACCGTGTGACGGTGACGCTGAAGGCGCCGCAGAACCTCGCGCCGGATTGGGCGTACAACGGCGTGAAGGTCACCAACACCGCGCTCGGCACGTCGAGCACCGCCCCCGACGACAGCGGCTCGGCCGACGTGACCGTGAGCATCCCGGTGTCGGTGGACGAGAAGGTCGGGAAGACCTGGGCCCCGGCGAACCAGCAGTTCGCGCCCGGCGCGACCTCGACCGTGACGCTGACCAGCCAAAACACCTCCAACGTCCCCGCCGCGACGCTGTCCGTGCAGGACCCGACGGTCGCGCAGGACGGCGCGGCCTCCCTCGACGCGGCCAACCCGTTCGCGATCGTCGACTTCGCGGGCTTCGGCGCCGTCACCCTGCCCGCGGGCGCCGACCTCGTGCAGGTCGACGCGTATGTGTACGACAGCGGTTCCCACGCGTGGAAGTGGCAGACGGGTCCGCCCACCGCGGTGGCCGACATCCAGCTCCCCTCCGGCGTCGCAGCAGCGAACGTGGGCGGTCTCCGTTTCACGTACTCGAGCAGCACGGGCACCACGCTCGCGGCCAACGGGGCAGCGGGCAGCGTCGCCGTCTCCGTCGCACAGCGCGCGGTCAACCGCAGCACCGCCGCCTCGCTCGTCGGCGGCGCGACGGTCACCAACAAGGTCACGGGCATCGTCACCGTGCCCGGCAAGCCGCCGGTCTCCAAGACCGCGCAGGCTCCGTTCACCGTCGGCGGCCTCACGGTGCTCGTCAGCGCGGGCAAGACCATCGCGCCGAGCCGCATCCCGGCGGGCACGACCGCGACCGCCACGATCACCGGCAAGAACGACTCGAACGGCCCGCTGAGCACGCTGACGCTCGGCGACCGCGACTTCTTCACCGCGTCGCTCGGCTTCGGCGGTTTCGCCGCCCCGCTGTCATACCCGTCCGGCGCGACCGGCGCCTCCGTCGTCTGGATCTTCTCGGACGGCAGCAGTGTGTCCGCACCGTTCGCCGACGGCGCCACCCCTGTCGCGCCCGCCGCACCGACCGGCGCCCACCTCACCGGCTTCGAGCTGGCGTACACGGGGGCCGTCGCTGTCGGCGCCATCGGCAGCGCGCAGTTCCTGATCGCTCCCGCCGCCGACTACGTCGCGCAGAACGACAGCCCCGCCGACGTGACGAACACCGTCACGGTCACCGGCATCAACCCCGCCGGGACGGCGAACAGGACGGCGACAGCGCCGCTCAAGGTCTTCTTCCCGGAGATCTCGCTGAAGCTGTCGAAGTCGATCGCGCCCTCCGGTGCGGTCTCGCCCGGCTCGACGGTCGTGGCCAAGCTGCCGGCGACGACGTCCACCGACTCCGCGTACGTGCGTCCGAACACCATCGTGGTCGAGGACACCTGGCGCTCCGGCCGTGCAGACGACTTCTTCAACGCGTTCAACCCGATCGCCATCGCACCGACGCAGGTGCCGCTCGGCTCGACGCTGACGGTCGAGTACTCGACCGATGGGGGCGCCACCTACTCGGTGTTCACCGTGGTCGATGCCACCACCGCGGCGACGAACTACAGCGCCGCTCTCCCCGCCGGGCTCGTCGGCAGCATCACCGGGCTGCGCTTCACCTTCGCCAACCCGGCCGGATTCGGGCAGGGCACGACGGTGAGCCCGAACATCACCGCGCAGGCGCGCGCCGCCCTCCGCGACGGTAGCGGCTCCACTTCGGTCGCCAACGGACCGAAGAGCACCTATCAGAACCTCGCGAGCTCGCACGCCTCCGGCGTCATCGCCGGAGCGCCGCCCGTCGTCAGCCCGGTGCTGACCGCGACGGCCACCGCCGCGATCCAGAGTCAGAGCGGCTCCGGTTCGCTCGGCACCGCCAAGAAGTGGACGAAGCCCGACCTCACCGGTGACCTCACCGAACTGCCGTCGCAGTCCGGCCAGCAGGCGGGCACGGTGCTCTCCTGGGGCGTCACGGACACCGGATACAGCTCGGTGACCATCTCCGACCCCGCGTCGAACGAGGCCGACCCGGCGCAGACCGTGTTCCAGGCGTTCGACCTCGTCAGCATCGCAGCGGTCAGCTTCGCGTCGCAGCCCCTGCTGAAATGGGATGCGGTCAGCGAGATCCGCCTCTACCACGACGGCGCATGGAACCTCGTCCCTGCGCCCGGCGGAACCTGGATGAACGGCACCGGCTTCAAGGGATACGCGCTCACCCCCGCGGAGCTCAGCGGCACCACCGGCGTGCGCATCACCGTGATCCCGAACGACCCTGCCAGAGCGACGGCGACCGACCCGGCCGCACCACCGGCCGGCTCGGGCATCGCCACGGTCGCCTTCGGCCAGTCCCGCAGCTTCGGCCTGGTCTGGCAGCTGCGTAACCTGCTCCGCGACCCTGCCGCCGCGAATGACCCGTTCGCCTCCGCGGACACGCTCTTCAACGACTCGACGGCCGGCACGATCTGGAACCGCAGCTCGGCGTCCGGTGTCCACAACGGAACCCCGGTCGGCCCCGTCGACGCCGCTGACAACCTCGCGCTGATCGACCAGCCGCCGCTCGTCGACGTCGCGAAGACGAGCCAGCGCTCCACGATGGTCGTGCCCAAGGCCGGCGACGTCGACCCGTCCGCATACCCGACCAACGACTTCACCATCACGGCGAAGAACGCCGCCGCCGCCCGCGCCTCGTACATCAGGGTGACGGACCCGTCGCCGTGCGACAGCGCATCCATGGGCGCCTGCCTCTCCGCGGCGAACGCCTGGTCGGCCGATCCGTTCGCCGGCGCCAGCTACAGCACAGCCAACCCGTTCGAGCGGCTCACCCTCACCAGGATCCGCTTCACGGCGCCCTCCGCCCAGGTCGATCCCGTCGCCTCGCAGGTGACGCTGTGGCACCGCGCGTCCGACGGCACGCTCGGCACCACGAGGGTGTCGATGACCCAGGCGGCTGGGCTCCAGCCCGCCGACCTGCTGGATGTGGTCGGCGTCAGCGTCGTCTACCAGGGCACGAATCCCGTGACAGGAGGCGGCACGATCGTCAGCGGTCAGAACCTCGTGATGACGCTGAGCACGCAGGTCAGGGTGACCCAGCGCAGCGACGCGTCGGCAGAGGTGAAGGCCTTCCGGGTCGACAACGCCGCCTTCGCGCAGGGCTACGACCCCGTGCTCTACCCGAGCGGTCAGGGCTCGCAGCCGAACGACAGTGACACCACGAGCCTGACACTCACGACCGCGACGCTCGACGTGACGGCCGCCAAGAGCTTCTCCACGCCGTCCGTGCTGGAGAAGGACAGGCACACGCCGGTCGCGGTCACCCTCACCGCCACGCAGGGCCAGGCGACGGCCGCCACCCATCAGGTGACGCTGACCGACACCGACTCCGGGTTCTGGAACCGCTTCGCGCTCACCGGCCTTTCCGCGGGCGACGTGACGCTGCCGGCGGGCGCCGACCGCGTGCGCGTCGACGTGCAGACCGGCGGCACCTCCACCTGGATCGCGGGCACGACCGCCGCGACCGCGTCCCTGCCGACCACCGCGCTCGACCAGATCACGGGCATCCGGTTCGTGTTCAGCAGGGCGGACGGCGACCTGTTCAGCCGCACCGCCGTGCCGGCGAACTTCACCGCGACGGCCATCCTGCACGTGCAGCTGCGGGATGCGTCCGTCGACGGTTCGCCGACCGTGTTCCCGAGCACCGTGGACGACACCGTGACGGCTCTCACGCACCGGACGGACAACCCGGCCGTGTACGCCGACAGGACGGCGGACGCCACCGCGAGCATCGCGCTCCTGACCGGCACGCACAGCCTGGACGTGTCGAAGACGCCGGAGAACGGCATCCACACCGTGAGCGTCGGCGACCCGGGCGGCTGGACGCTGACCTTCGCCAACACCGGCACCGGGTTCGTCGACGTGACGAAACTCGTCGACACCCTCCCGGCCTCCCTGGCCTGGGACGGCGAGGCGCCGACCTTCGCCACGACGCCGGGAGGCACGCTCTCCGTGACGCCGGCGACCGGCTTCGACACCGCGACGCGAGAGCTCACGCTCTCCTGGCCGGCCGGCGGGGCGCGGATGTCGCCCGGCGAGCGGTTCACCGTGCAGCTGAACCTCGTGCTGCAGCCGGGCCTCACCGGCTCGCAGCAGGCGGTCAACAGCTTCTCGGTCACGACGGCACAGACTCTGGATGCGTGCACCAACACGTCCGGCAACGGGCAGGGCACGCTCTCCGGTCTCGCCGCGAACGCCTGCGGCACGAGCAATTACGTCCAGCCGATCTCCGGCCCGTCGCTGTACACCAGCAAGGGCGTGAAGGGCGACGTGGTCGGCGGCATCGTCTCCGGCGCGGTCAACCCGTCCAGCCCGTCCGCCACCTGCACCCCGGACGCCGACGGATACTTCGTCTCGCCGTGCGCGGCGAACACCGTCGTCGGCGGAACCGACCAGTGGCGCCTCCGCGCGATCAACAGCGGCACCGTCACTTACGACGCCCTCGTGTTCGTCGAGCCGCTGCCGACCCCGGGCGACAGGATGCTCGCGACGGGCGCCGCCCGCGGCTCCACGTACCGTCCGGTGTTCGACCAGGACTACGGCCTCGTCGCGGACGCACCGGCAGGCACGACCATGACGTGGGAGGTCACCACCGCTCCCGACGTCTGCGTCGGCGCCGGGGCGACCGCCTGGCCGAGCGACCCCACCTGTTCCACGAACCCGGTGGCCTCCGAGTGGGTGCCGTCCACCGCGTTCACGGGTGACTGGTCGGCCGTCACCGGCCTCCGCGTGACGCTCGACTTCACCACGACGGCGGCGGGCACCCTCGCCCCCGGCGCGACCGTCGGTGCGACATACCGCACGGTGAACCGCCCGGCGACCGTGGCAGCACCGGATGGGGCGCCCGTCTCGATGGCGTCCGCCCCCTCCTTCGCGTGGAACCAGTTCGGCGCGACCGCGGCGCTGACCGGCGGAGGCACGGTGCGCCGCGCTCCCGTCAAGGCGGGCGTGACCATCGTCACCGGTCCGCTGCAGGTCGACAAGATCGTCACGGGCTCCGCGGCATCGTCCGCCCCCGCACAGTTCCTCGCCGATGTCGCCTGCACGGTGGCGGGTGCGCCCGTCGACCTCGGGGCGGCGGCGCAGCTCACGCTCGCGACGGCCACCGGCCTCACCGCACGGATCGACGGCATCCCGCTCGGAGCGGACTGCACGGTTGCCGAGCAAGGGGCTGCAGGCAGCTACGGTGAGGCGGACCGCTCGATCGCGGGAGGCACCGTCCACGTGCTCTCCGCCGAGCAGGCGGGCGCCGTTCCTGCCGCCCAGACCGCGACGATCACGAACACCTACGAGTTCGGGGCGCTGTCGATCGCCAAGACCGCCAAGGCGCTGAGCGTCATGGAGAAGGACGCGGTCGAGTACACCATCACGGTCACCAACCAGGGAGCGCTCGACGCGACCGCCTTCACCGTCACCGACACGCTGCCGAAGGGGTCGACGTTCGTCTCCGCCGACCACGGCGGCACGGAGGGCAACGGCGTGGTGAGCTGGGCGATCCCGCTGCTGGCGAAGGGCGCATCCATCGATGTCCACGTCACGCTCACCTTCGCCGCCGCGGGGACGTACGCGAACATCGCGACCGTCAGCACCCCGCCGGTGGGGCCGTGGAAGCCGCCGACGACGGGAGGCACCTGCTCCGGTCTGCCGGACGCCGCCTGCTCCCAGGTGGTCGTGAACAAGCCCGTCGACCCGGCGGGCCCCAGCGAGCCGACCGGTCCCGTCGTCACGCCGACGCCCACGCCGAAGCCGACGACGACGCCTGAGCCGATGTTCACGTCGGTGCCCGCTCCGGCCCCCAGCACCACCGCCGGTGGACTGGCGGCGACCGGATCGGCCGGTGACTACCTCCTCGTCGCCGGATGGGGCGCGCTCCTCCTGCTGATCGGCGCGGCCTTCGTGAGCCGCCGCAGGCGCGGGCAGGCGTAG
- a CDS encoding PQQ-dependent sugar dehydrogenase produces MNRLTVTLLAAGLAVTTALTGCTAPAPVPPPSTTRTPEPRPSPTRSIPAVAAIPWEPSGQTVDLEKGLVAPWSVVPLRSGSALISERDSGTVLERLPQGGTRTIGTVAGVVHSGEGGLLGLAVQDEEAPTFLYAYETTADDNRVVRMPVTGVPGSYALGTQENVVTGIPKASNHDGGRIAFGPDGMLYITAGDASNPANAQNVASLGGKILRVTPEGGVPGDNPFPGSPVWSYGHRNPQGIAWDSRGTMWASEFGQNTWDELNIITPGSNYGWPNVEGIGGDPKYTDPVFQWPTDVASPSGLAVVGDTLFLAGLGGQRLWTIWTTDGHAPVTVKPFFDGTFGRLRDAVAHGDTLWLLTNNTDGRGDPRPGDDRLVQVTLIPAQSVKHPG; encoded by the coding sequence ATGAACAGACTCACCGTGACGCTGCTCGCAGCCGGGCTGGCCGTCACGACGGCGCTCACCGGCTGCACCGCCCCTGCCCCCGTTCCTCCGCCGTCCACCACCCGGACACCTGAGCCTCGCCCGTCGCCGACGCGGAGCATCCCGGCGGTCGCCGCGATCCCGTGGGAGCCGTCCGGACAGACGGTTGACCTCGAGAAGGGGCTGGTCGCTCCGTGGTCCGTCGTCCCGCTGCGCAGCGGCTCGGCGCTGATCAGCGAACGCGACAGCGGCACCGTGCTCGAACGCCTGCCGCAGGGCGGGACGCGCACGATCGGCACCGTCGCCGGAGTCGTGCACTCCGGAGAGGGCGGACTGCTCGGCCTGGCCGTGCAGGACGAGGAGGCGCCGACGTTCCTCTACGCATACGAGACGACGGCCGACGACAACCGCGTCGTGCGGATGCCTGTCACCGGCGTGCCGGGAAGCTACGCGCTCGGCACGCAGGAGAACGTCGTCACAGGCATCCCGAAGGCGTCCAACCACGACGGCGGGCGGATCGCGTTCGGACCGGACGGGATGCTCTACATCACCGCCGGCGACGCCTCGAACCCCGCGAACGCGCAGAACGTCGCCTCCCTCGGCGGCAAGATCCTGCGGGTCACGCCGGAGGGCGGGGTGCCGGGCGACAACCCGTTCCCCGGTTCGCCGGTCTGGTCGTACGGGCACCGCAACCCGCAGGGCATCGCCTGGGATTCGCGGGGGACGATGTGGGCGAGCGAGTTCGGGCAGAACACCTGGGACGAGCTGAACATCATCACGCCGGGGTCGAACTACGGCTGGCCGAACGTCGAGGGCATCGGCGGAGATCCGAAGTACACGGATCCCGTCTTCCAATGGCCGACCGACGTGGCGAGTCCCAGCGGTCTGGCCGTCGTGGGCGACACCCTCTTCCTGGCCGGGCTCGGCGGGCAGCGCCTCTGGACCATCTGGACGACCGACGGCCACGCTCCCGTCACCGTGAAGCCGTTCTTCGACGGCACCTTCGGGAGGCTGCGGGATGCGGTGGCGCACGGCGACACGCTGTGGCTGCTGACGAACAACACCGACGGCAGGGGAGACCCGCGTCCCGGCGACGACAGGCTCGTGCAGGTCACCCTCATCCCTGCGCAATCGGTGAAGCACCCCGGCTGA
- a CDS encoding 5-oxoprolinase subunit PxpA, producing the protein MERSIDLNSDLGESFGAWRMGDDAAMLRLVSSANVACGFHAGDASTMLAICRLAAEQGVAVGAHVSYRDLAGFGRRSMEVEPGTLHDETLYQLAALSGIARVAGTRVSYVKPHGALYNRIVTDREQARAVASAVAAFDPSLPILGLAGSAIAEAAQDAGLRFVNEAFVDRGYRADGTLVPRTEPGAVLSGDAAIAERAVRLALDGRVIAADGTDIEVRVDSLCVHGDTPGAVAMAAAVRAALTDAGVRVEAWR; encoded by the coding sequence GTGGAACGTTCGATCGACCTCAACAGCGACCTCGGCGAGTCGTTCGGCGCCTGGCGGATGGGCGACGACGCCGCCATGCTGCGACTGGTGTCGAGCGCCAACGTGGCATGCGGGTTCCACGCGGGTGACGCATCCACGATGCTGGCCATTTGCCGCCTCGCCGCCGAGCAGGGCGTCGCCGTCGGCGCGCACGTCTCCTACCGGGACCTCGCCGGGTTCGGCCGCCGCAGCATGGAGGTGGAACCCGGCACTCTGCATGACGAGACGCTGTACCAGCTCGCCGCGCTGAGCGGCATCGCCCGTGTCGCCGGAACGCGCGTCTCGTACGTGAAGCCGCACGGCGCCCTCTACAATCGCATCGTCACCGACCGGGAGCAGGCGCGCGCCGTCGCGAGCGCGGTCGCCGCTTTCGACCCGTCCCTCCCGATCCTCGGTCTCGCCGGCTCCGCCATCGCGGAGGCGGCACAGGATGCCGGACTCCGTTTCGTCAACGAGGCCTTCGTCGACCGCGGCTACCGCGCGGACGGCACCCTGGTGCCGCGCACCGAGCCGGGCGCCGTCCTCTCCGGAGACGCCGCCATCGCGGAGCGCGCCGTGCGCCTCGCGCTCGACGGCCGGGTCATCGCCGCCGACGGCACGGACATCGAGGTGCGCGTCGACTCGCTCTGCGTCCACGGCGATACCCCGGGCGCCGTCGCGATGGCCGCCGCCGTCCGGGCCGCACTCACCGACGCCGGCGTGCGCGTG
- a CDS encoding GNAT family protein codes for MAATRPDPTHTIDGSIVRLRPLTREDLPDLFDAIGHPEVFAGGWGGGPAAYRDTYEEWHEFISNYLQWGAGNVTVVCLRQDGDRVVGTTTLGDFDLVNESAHIGWTAYAPEVWGTLVNAETKRLLLGAAFDNGFERVKLQADVLNTRSRAAIARLGAKPEGILRHMQRRADGTWRDTAVFSILREEWPEVRAGLDARLAGAGAGTGTATGTGTDR; via the coding sequence ATGGCCGCCACCCGCCCCGACCCCACGCACACCATCGACGGCAGCATCGTGCGCCTCCGCCCGCTGACGCGCGAAGACCTGCCGGACCTCTTCGACGCCATCGGGCATCCAGAGGTGTTCGCCGGAGGCTGGGGAGGCGGCCCTGCCGCATACCGGGACACCTACGAGGAGTGGCACGAGTTCATCTCGAACTACCTGCAGTGGGGCGCAGGCAACGTGACCGTCGTCTGCCTGCGCCAGGACGGCGACCGGGTGGTCGGGACAACCACGCTCGGCGACTTCGACCTCGTGAACGAATCGGCGCACATCGGCTGGACCGCGTACGCCCCGGAGGTCTGGGGCACCCTCGTCAACGCCGAGACCAAGCGTCTCCTGCTCGGCGCCGCCTTCGACAACGGCTTCGAGCGGGTCAAACTGCAGGCCGACGTGCTCAACACGCGCTCGCGGGCGGCGATCGCACGCCTCGGCGCGAAGCCGGAGGGGATCCTGCGCCACATGCAGCGTCGCGCGGACGGGACCTGGCGGGACACCGCCGTGTTCTCGATCCTGCGCGAGGAATGGCCGGAGGTGCGGGCCGGACTGGATGCGCGGCTCGCGGGAGCGGGCGCAGGCACGGGCACAGCTACCGGCACCGGCACAGACCGCTAA
- a CDS encoding SprT-like domain-containing protein: MADLERVRRWANALIALHLDPAVWTFDFDNAKTRAGLCNYTAKRITVSRYLAARYDDDEIHQILLHEVAHALAGSRAGHGPRWRSTAIDLGYEGKRLHGGAIADDLAPWVGTCPRGHTHYRYRKPARALACGACSRRFDAANLISWQHREVSPAQRRMAASAASEQGMSSELPGRA, translated from the coding sequence ATGGCTGATCTCGAGCGGGTCAGGCGCTGGGCGAACGCGCTGATCGCTCTGCATCTCGACCCCGCCGTGTGGACGTTCGACTTCGACAACGCGAAGACCAGGGCCGGGCTCTGCAACTACACGGCCAAGCGCATCACGGTCTCCCGCTATCTGGCGGCGCGGTACGACGACGACGAGATCCACCAGATCCTCCTGCACGAGGTCGCGCACGCCCTCGCCGGCTCCCGCGCCGGTCACGGCCCGCGCTGGCGCTCCACCGCGATCGACCTCGGCTACGAGGGCAAACGCCTGCACGGCGGCGCCATCGCCGACGACCTCGCGCCGTGGGTCGGCACCTGCCCGCGCGGCCACACGCACTACCGATACCGCAAGCCGGCCAGAGCGCTCGCCTGCGGAGCGTGCTCGCGCCGCTTCGACGCGGCGAACCTCATCTCGTGGCAGCACAGAGAGGTCTCCCCTGCACAGCGCAGGATGGCGGCGTCGGCCGCGAGCGAGCAGGGGATGAGCAGCGAGCTGCCCGGGCGCGCTTAG